A stretch of the Tautonia marina genome encodes the following:
- a CDS encoding chemotaxis protein CheW produces the protein MTTGADPPCSSHALCLFSSDSRPLAVDLERVVEIVAAGRLIPLPLCPRQVLGLSTYRGKIVPILGLGVRNRAHSAGEYETRRAFLILKSHQSLWGLAIDREGVRVEVAGSLRSADWVELPGGFQTAGVIEAGGVSHAILELERSWLGVKSEIERWYGLALDRHHLNSPSASPSGSLVFQERSQTG, from the coding sequence ATGACCACCGGAGCCGATCCCCCCTGCTCCTCGCATGCGCTTTGCCTGTTCTCAAGCGACTCCAGACCCCTGGCCGTTGACCTGGAGCGCGTGGTCGAGATCGTCGCCGCCGGTCGGCTCATCCCGCTGCCGCTTTGCCCTCGACAGGTCCTCGGACTCTCGACCTACCGGGGGAAGATCGTTCCCATCCTTGGCCTCGGCGTGCGGAACCGGGCTCATTCGGCAGGAGAGTACGAGACAAGACGAGCCTTTTTAATCCTCAAGTCCCATCAAAGTCTCTGGGGATTGGCGATTGATCGTGAGGGGGTGCGAGTCGAAGTCGCCGGCTCCCTTCGATCGGCAGATTGGGTCGAGCTTCCGGGAGGCTTCCAGACGGCCGGTGTGATCGAGGCCGGTGGGGTATCCCATGCGATTCTGGAGCTCGAGCGATCCTGGCTCGGCGTGAAATCCGAGATCGAACGCTGGTACGGCCTCGCACTCGACCGGCATCACCTGAACTCCCCGTCGGCGTCACCTTCGGGGTCACTGGTTTTTCAAGAGCGGTCTCAGACCG